The genomic region CGACCTGGACCCCGACCCCGACGCCGACCTGGAGGACCTGGGCGCCCTGCGCCTGAGCACCGAGGAGCGCTCCGGCCTGCGCCGCGCGCTGCTCGCCCTGGGCGTGGCGCTGGCCGTCCTGACCGCGATCACGGTCCCGGCCGGCTCGCCCCTGCGCGGTGCGGACGGCGGGCTCGCCGAGTCGCCGCTGTTGGCCGGCATCGGTGCGGTGGTGGCACTGCTGTTCGGCCTCGTCGGCATCGTCTACGGGCAGCGGGTGGGCACCATCAGGAGGCCGGCGGACGTGCCCGCGCTGATGGTGCAGGGGATCCGGCAGATGGCGCCGGTCCTGGTGCTGTTCTTCGCCATCGCCCAGTTCCTCGCCTACTTCGCCTGGACCCACATCGGCGACGTGATCGCCGTGCGGGCGGCGGAGGCCCTGGAGACCAGCGGTATCCCGATCGTGGTGCTGTTCCTGTTCATCCTGGTGCTGCTGACCCTGATCAACATCATCATCACGAGCGGTTCGGCGATGTGGTCGATCTGCGCCCCGGTGCTGGTGCCGATGCTGATGCTGGTCGACGTCCCTGCCGAGACGACCCAGGCGCTGTTCCGCATCGCCGACTCCGGATCCACGGCGATCACCCCGATGAGCCCGTACTTCGTGATGGCGCTGGGCTTCCTCCAGCGGTACCGCAAGAGCGCGGGGATCGGGACCCTGGCCTCCTACACCCTGCCGCTCGCGGTGGGCATGACCCTGGTCTGGACGCTCCTCTTCTTCGCCTGGTGGGCTCTCGGGATCCCGCTCGGCCCCGGCGCACCGGTGCGCTGAGCCCGTCGGCGGTCGCAACACCGAGGCGCTACGGCTGCTGCGACGGCGGTCGTCCGAAGCCAGGCCGGGCTCCGGAGCCGCCGTCGCAGAACCAAGGGCCATCGAGCTTCGACCGGCTGCCTGGCGGGGCCGGGCTTGACATAGGAGCATCGCGGAACTGGTCTCCCGGATGTCTCCCGTCCGGCGGGCACCGGACACGCGAAAGGCCAGAGCCGAAGCTCTGACCTGCGGTGATGCTGGCGGGCGATACAGGACTCGAACCTGTGACCTCTAGCGTGTCGAGGTAGTCACGGCTCCGGGACGACCTGCGCAAACTCGAATCCGTGCAGATCAGAGGGTTCCGTTGACGGACCTTCACGGCGGTTGGGAGCCGTTGGGAGACGTTCGCGTCTCCCAAGAATCTCCCAGTCCGGGGTGGGAGACGCTCGTCTCCCACCCCGCCCATCAGGGCGCTTCTTATCCCGAGAAGGTCCATCGGTCGCCAGGAAGGGGTGATCGGGATGGAGTCCTCCCGTTGGTCACGATGGGT from Nocardiopsis aegyptia harbors:
- a CDS encoding AbgT family transporter — encoded protein: MAVIERVGNALPHPFWLFWLLAAILAVSSAIMAALGVSVVSPSDGETVVVRNLLSGDGLAMAVSTMIDNFASFPPMATIVAVIMGVAVAERSGFLAALMRVSVSRVPTGWVVFAVAFAGTMSHVASAAAYVILVPLGGLAFRAVGRSPILGVVVAYTAIASGYDASPIPTPNDAIFAGITTAAAQIIDAEAYVSPLSNWFFNIASSLVLATVITLITKFVLEKRPDLDPDPDADLEDLGALRLSTEERSGLRRALLALGVALAVLTAITVPAGSPLRGADGGLAESPLLAGIGAVVALLFGLVGIVYGQRVGTIRRPADVPALMVQGIRQMAPVLVLFFAIAQFLAYFAWTHIGDVIAVRAAEALETSGIPIVVLFLFILVLLTLINIIITSGSAMWSICAPVLVPMLMLVDVPAETTQALFRIADSGSTAITPMSPYFVMALGFLQRYRKSAGIGTLASYTLPLAVGMTLVWTLLFFAWWALGIPLGPGAPVR